The Thermodesulfobacteriota bacterium genome contains the following window.
CTTCAACCGTCTCTTCATGCTTAGAGAGGATTTCGTCTATTTTGACTAGTGCCTCAGGGTTTCTCTCGCTAATAATTTCTTCAATGCTTTTCATAATTGCCAGCCTTTCTTACTGTTCTTCCCTATTAAAACCTCTTTCTTGAAGTAGCATATTTCTTCTTTGTCTTTCTTCAAGTATGCGCTGCATGTCAATTTCGTTCTCTACAATTCTTGGTGTTAATAGAATCATAAGATTAATTTTAGTGCTCTGTCTTTGTTTAAATTTAAATAGATTTCCGAGAACAGGTATGCTGCCAAGAACAGGCACTCTGTTTTGTAGAACACTTTCTCTATCTTGAACCAAACCTCCGATCACGATCGTCTGTCCGTTTTTCACTACTACGGAAGAATCGGCGGTTCTGGTTGTAGTAGCGATACCAAACTGTGCTGTGTTTAGTCCTGCAACAGGCGCTTCTCTAATCGCTGAAACCTCAGTGAGAATATTTAAGTTTAAGAAATCGCCTTCACTAATCTGTGGTGTAATCGATAGCCTTATACCCACAGGTTCTCTTTCAATTGTCTGAACCGTTACTCCGCCGTCTCCTACGGTGCTTCCTGTTGGGAATGG
Protein-coding sequences here:
- a CDS encoding type II secretion system protein GspD, translating into PPIPSFTALFQALTSLTDVNVLSTPSIITTDNEPAEIIVADVIPFPTGSTVGDGGVTVQTIEREPVGIRLSITPQISEGDFLNLNILTEVSAIREAPVAGLNTAQFGIATTTRTADSSVVVKNGQTIVIGGLVQDRESVLQNRVPVLGSIPVLGNLFKFKQRQSTKINLMILLTPRIVENEIDMQRILEERQRRNMLLQERGFNREEQ